In Pseudomonadota bacterium, the following are encoded in one genomic region:
- a CDS encoding serine/threonine protein kinase encodes MADSLLGKEVAGQFRITSRIGTGGMGSVYLAQQPSMNREVAIKVLHSKYAARADVSARFRREARAMSQLSHPHTARVFLFGELDNGCAYFVMEYLKGRNLAQVVRAEGPMGPERALNIMVQVCGALDEAHKLGIIHRDLKPENIFLTQQGGIRDYPKVLDFGLAKVTQKQMRPDSIILTKQGMVFGTPEFMSPEQAQGKELDARSDIYALGMILYELLTGRLPFDARNALEFMKAQVTSEPIRLNDRSKSKQFSAQLETAIMKALEKDAGKRYPTAAEFGLALKGCLTGAAVSSARHAIAGAAVPSTKTRSARAAATEPTGPVSAPSNDAHVGVGSSAAATPTPPPSARSPVPLVLVGFALGLSVAGAVAAAFWALG; translated from the coding sequence GTGGCTGACTCCCTCCTGGGCAAAGAGGTTGCAGGGCAGTTTCGCATCACGTCGAGGATCGGCACCGGAGGCATGGGCTCGGTTTATCTGGCCCAGCAGCCCAGCATGAACCGCGAAGTGGCTATCAAGGTGCTGCATTCCAAGTACGCTGCGCGAGCCGACGTGAGCGCGCGCTTCCGGCGTGAGGCGCGCGCCATGAGTCAGCTGTCTCATCCCCATACCGCCCGGGTATTCCTTTTCGGCGAGCTCGACAACGGTTGCGCCTACTTCGTAATGGAGTACCTGAAGGGGCGGAATCTGGCCCAGGTCGTGCGCGCCGAAGGCCCCATGGGGCCGGAGCGAGCGCTCAACATCATGGTACAGGTTTGCGGCGCACTCGACGAGGCCCACAAGCTGGGCATCATTCACCGCGATCTGAAGCCGGAGAACATCTTCCTGACCCAGCAGGGTGGCATCCGCGACTACCCGAAGGTGCTCGATTTCGGACTGGCCAAGGTCACCCAAAAGCAGATGCGGCCCGACTCGATCATCTTGACCAAGCAGGGCATGGTGTTTGGGACGCCGGAGTTCATGAGCCCGGAACAAGCCCAGGGCAAGGAGCTCGACGCACGCTCGGACATCTACGCGCTCGGCATGATCTTGTACGAGCTGCTCACCGGCAGGTTGCCCTTTGACGCGCGCAACGCGCTCGAGTTCATGAAGGCCCAGGTGACCAGCGAGCCCATTCGACTCAACGATCGCAGCAAGAGCAAGCAATTCTCGGCCCAGCTCGAGACCGCAATCATGAAGGCGCTCGAGAAGGACGCGGGCAAGCGCTATCCTACTGCCGCGGAATTCGGGCTCGCGCTCAAGGGCTGCCTAACAGGCGCCGCCGTCAGTAGCGCGCGCCATGCGATAGCGGGCGCGGCCGTCCCAAGCACGAAGACCCGGTCCGCGCGGGCCGCTGCCACCGAGCCGACTGGGCCGGTGTCGGCTCCATCCAACGACGCGCACGTGGGAGTCGGCAGCTCGGCCGCGGCCACGCCCACACCACCGCCGAGCGCGCGCTCGCCCGTGCCCCTGGTCCTCGTGGGCTTTGCGCTCGGCCTCAGCGTGGCTGGGGCTGTGGCCGCCGCCTTCTGGGCGCTGGGGTAG
- the sctQ gene encoding type III secretion system cytoplasmic ring protein SctQ yields the protein MALDTASKLLGAPVRFRLTGARPGPPEDALPPDGRPVVVAVIDDAAGHLWVAEIDQLLAAVVVDRALGGDGNSGIGRGVFPADEFSKGVLAYVLARLLAPSGQCLCAIDVRPERISSLKRSAPCDAGACFEVWVEPVRGHVQLWTSASAWSSCGAPQLPPARLPDTLARTLPFALAADAGQAQLELSELRSLLPGDILVPDACALCRVEDGWRGRAELSLGGTKHTHCSCHVHDEALVIERVLRVQDGAMGDSKSHEAEQEPFDPLVPAGDTPIELRVELARFHLTLAELAALQPGQVLSTGRRIGEHVVLRAGPAAMATGELVDIEGEVGVRIVRVAEDPAAAS from the coding sequence ATGGCTCTCGATACCGCCAGCAAGCTGCTCGGCGCGCCCGTACGGTTCCGACTCACCGGGGCTCGGCCGGGGCCGCCCGAAGATGCCTTGCCGCCGGATGGCCGGCCCGTGGTGGTCGCGGTGATCGACGACGCCGCAGGCCATTTGTGGGTCGCTGAGATCGACCAGCTGCTGGCGGCCGTGGTGGTGGACCGTGCGCTCGGGGGCGACGGCAACTCGGGCATCGGGCGCGGGGTGTTCCCAGCGGACGAGTTCTCCAAGGGGGTGCTGGCCTACGTGCTGGCACGTTTACTGGCTCCCAGCGGGCAATGCTTGTGCGCGATCGATGTCCGACCCGAACGGATCAGCTCCCTGAAGCGGTCAGCGCCCTGCGATGCCGGCGCGTGCTTCGAGGTCTGGGTCGAGCCCGTCCGCGGCCATGTGCAGCTGTGGACCAGCGCGTCCGCGTGGTCCTCTTGCGGCGCGCCGCAGCTGCCCCCGGCCCGACTGCCGGACACGCTTGCGCGCACACTGCCGTTTGCGCTAGCCGCCGACGCGGGCCAGGCCCAGCTCGAGCTTTCGGAGCTGCGGTCGCTGCTCCCTGGCGACATACTGGTGCCTGACGCCTGCGCGCTGTGCAGGGTCGAAGACGGCTGGCGGGGCCGAGCAGAGCTATCGCTCGGGGGCACAAAGCACACGCACTGCTCCTGCCATGTGCACGATGAGGCTCTGGTGATCGAGCGTGTTCTTCGAGTACAAGACGGGGCCATGGGCGACAGCAAGTCTCACGAAGCGGAACAGGAGCCTTTTGACCCGCTCGTCCCCGCAGGCGACACACCGATCGAGCTTCGAGTGGAGCTCGCTCGCTTCCATCTGACCCTGGCGGAGCTCGCAGCCCTACAGCCCGGTCAGGTCCTGAGCACGGGACGGCGGATAGGGGAGCACGTGGTGTTGCGAGCCGGCCCGGCGGCCATGGCCACGGGCGAGCTCGTGGACATCGAAGGCGAGGTCGGCGTGCGCATCGTTCGCGTGGCCGAGGACCCGGCCGCGGCTTCTTGA
- the typA gene encoding translational GTPase TypA has protein sequence MTRQSQQARSGVEAADNRPLGSRSLRNVAIVAHVDHGKTTLVDAMLHQTGVFRRNEQVPERALDSHDLERERGITILAKHTSVQYRGTRINIIDTPGHADFGGEVERTLMLADGALLIVDAAEGPLPQTRFVLQHALGLGLPIVVAINKIDRHDARPDEVLSEVFDLFCELEASDEQADFATLYTIGKLGQCKRAMSDDLGDLGPLFETLIARIPPPEDGSGKPLQMLVANIQHDDYVGRLGMGRVVQGSLRPGQLVMHLHKDGERRASVGKLYRYEGLRRVDVEDACAGDIVSFSGIEELQIGDTVTALDTPVPLPRIEISDPTIKMRFQVNSSPFAGQSGQFITSRHLRDRLQREARRNLAMRCKPTDQPDAFTVYGRGELMLAVLVENMRREGYELSLGTPEAVQRDRGGVIEEPFERAVVDVPEEHVGVVTSKLGQRGAHMIAMSSPLSGRVRSEFRISSRNLIGYRSEFLTDTRGTGLLTTLFDGWAAPSCVKVCRKRGAMVADRKGNTTPYALFQLQPRGRLFVGPGRRVYEGMIVGEHNRANDLDVNVTREKKLTNIRAAGRDENVVLSPPLELDVETAMEFIDSDELVEVTPDAVRVRKKILSCNRRPKRTALLAG, from the coding sequence ATGACACGCCAATCCCAGCAGGCGCGGAGCGGGGTCGAGGCGGCGGATAACCGGCCGCTGGGCAGCCGCTCGCTGCGAAACGTCGCGATCGTGGCGCATGTCGATCACGGCAAGACGACGTTGGTCGACGCGATGCTGCATCAAACCGGCGTTTTCCGGCGCAACGAGCAGGTGCCTGAGCGGGCGCTGGATTCGCACGACCTCGAGCGCGAGCGCGGTATCACGATTCTGGCCAAGCACACGTCGGTCCAGTATCGCGGCACGCGCATCAACATCATCGACACGCCCGGTCATGCCGATTTCGGCGGTGAGGTAGAGCGAACCCTGATGCTCGCAGACGGGGCGCTTCTGATAGTGGACGCGGCAGAGGGACCCTTGCCGCAGACCCGCTTCGTGTTGCAGCACGCGCTCGGGCTGGGGCTGCCGATCGTAGTCGCCATCAACAAGATCGACCGGCACGATGCCCGTCCGGACGAGGTCTTGAGCGAAGTCTTCGATCTGTTCTGCGAGCTCGAGGCCAGCGACGAGCAGGCCGATTTTGCGACGCTCTATACGATTGGAAAGCTCGGTCAATGCAAACGGGCCATGAGCGACGATCTCGGCGATCTGGGACCGTTGTTTGAAACCCTCATCGCGCGCATACCGCCTCCCGAAGACGGCTCGGGCAAGCCCTTGCAGATGCTTGTGGCCAACATTCAACACGACGACTACGTCGGGCGGCTCGGCATGGGACGCGTCGTGCAGGGCAGCCTGCGCCCTGGGCAGCTGGTGATGCACCTGCACAAAGACGGCGAGCGGCGTGCGAGCGTCGGAAAGCTCTACCGCTATGAGGGCTTGCGAAGGGTCGACGTCGAGGATGCCTGCGCCGGCGACATCGTGTCGTTCTCGGGGATCGAGGAGCTGCAGATCGGCGACACCGTCACGGCCCTGGATACGCCTGTGCCCCTGCCGCGCATCGAGATCAGCGACCCGACCATCAAGATGCGCTTCCAGGTGAACAGCTCCCCCTTTGCGGGCCAGAGCGGACAGTTCATCACCTCGAGACATCTGCGAGACCGCCTGCAGCGCGAGGCGCGACGCAATTTGGCTATGCGCTGCAAGCCGACCGATCAGCCCGATGCCTTCACGGTCTACGGCCGAGGCGAGCTCATGCTTGCCGTGCTCGTCGAGAACATGCGCCGCGAGGGCTACGAGCTTTCGCTGGGCACGCCCGAGGCGGTGCAAAGAGACCGCGGCGGCGTCATCGAGGAGCCCTTCGAACGGGCGGTCGTGGACGTTCCAGAGGAGCACGTCGGCGTGGTCACGTCCAAGCTCGGTCAGCGTGGCGCGCATATGATCGCCATGTCGAGTCCCTTGAGCGGTCGCGTACGCTCCGAGTTCCGGATTTCGTCCCGCAACCTCATAGGCTACCGTTCCGAGTTTCTCACCGACACCCGCGGCACGGGACTGCTCACCACGCTATTTGACGGCTGGGCCGCACCCTCCTGCGTGAAGGTATGTCGCAAGCGAGGTGCCATGGTTGCCGACCGCAAGGGCAACACCACCCCTTATGCGTTGTTTCAGCTGCAACCGCGCGGCCGCTTGTTCGTGGGTCCAGGCCGCCGGGTTTATGAAGGCATGATCGTGGGTGAGCACAACCGCGCCAACGACCTCGATGTCAATGTGACCCGGGAGAAGAAGCTCACCAACATCCGAGCAGCAGGTCGCGACGAAAACGTGGTCCTGAGCCCACCTTTGGAGCTTGACGTGGAAACCGCGATGGAGTTCATCGACAGCGACGAGCTGGTGGAGGTCACGCCCGATGCGGTCCGGGTGCGCAAGAAGATCCTCTCCTGCAACCGCCGCCCCAAACGTACCGCCTTGCTGGCGGGGTGA
- a CDS encoding bifunctional folylpolyglutamate synthase/dihydrofolate synthase has translation MRASYREALRGLYALQARGVKLDLERMHEALALLDSPELATPFVHVAGTNGKGSVSVMLAETLQAAGYRTGLYTSPHLHRFVERIRVNGRAITQREVAGRHQALSRALAQPGAPRLTFFELTTLMAFQHFRDRRCDIAILEVGLGGRLDATNAAPSVLSVITHIGHDHGRILGTDLASIAREKAGILKCAVPAIVGVREPSALSVIAGRARELGVPTLCAGRDFEPRPWQASGSFDLALGEQRLQGLRCGLEGTHQVHNASCAVVAALQLERIGFPVAEAAIRQGLERTRWPGRNEWLPGKPACLLDAAHNLDGCRALASFVTAHRNGRKVALLFGTMADKDYAGMLHSLRPHVDSVVYAAPPLPRAAPPETLHQVVPGTCCPDPRAGLERAQGDAGERGLLVVAGSIFMVAVARELLLGVRSDPPLRM, from the coding sequence GTGCGTGCGAGCTACCGCGAAGCCCTCAGGGGTCTTTACGCACTTCAGGCCCGCGGCGTCAAACTCGACCTCGAGCGCATGCACGAGGCGCTCGCCCTGCTCGACTCGCCCGAGCTCGCCACGCCCTTCGTGCACGTGGCTGGAACCAACGGCAAGGGAAGCGTTTCGGTCATGCTCGCCGAAACGCTGCAGGCTGCGGGATACCGTACAGGCCTGTACACCTCGCCGCACTTGCATCGCTTCGTGGAGCGGATACGTGTGAACGGGCGCGCGATCACGCAGCGCGAAGTGGCTGGGCGCCACCAGGCCCTCAGTCGGGCGCTCGCGCAGCCGGGTGCGCCACGCCTGACCTTTTTCGAGCTCACCACCCTGATGGCGTTCCAGCACTTCCGTGACCGGCGCTGCGACATCGCCATACTCGAGGTCGGTCTGGGCGGGCGCCTCGATGCGACGAATGCAGCGCCGTCGGTGTTATCGGTCATCACGCATATCGGTCACGATCACGGCCGCATCCTGGGCACGGATCTGGCGAGCATCGCGCGCGAGAAGGCGGGCATTCTCAAGTGCGCGGTTCCTGCGATCGTGGGCGTGCGTGAGCCGAGCGCGCTCAGCGTGATCGCCGGCCGCGCCCGGGAGCTGGGTGTGCCGACGTTGTGCGCCGGCCGTGACTTCGAGCCCCGTCCATGGCAAGCGAGCGGCTCGTTCGACCTGGCGCTGGGCGAGCAGCGGCTGCAGGGGCTGCGTTGCGGGCTCGAGGGAACTCACCAGGTTCACAATGCGAGCTGCGCGGTCGTGGCGGCGCTGCAGCTCGAGCGGATCGGCTTTCCCGTTGCAGAGGCCGCCATCCGACAAGGCCTCGAGCGCACCCGCTGGCCGGGTCGCAACGAGTGGCTGCCCGGAAAGCCGGCCTGCCTGCTGGATGCAGCGCACAACCTCGATGGCTGCCGGGCGCTAGCCAGTTTCGTCACCGCCCACCGGAACGGCCGCAAGGTGGCGCTGCTCTTTGGCACGATGGCGGACAAGGATTACGCGGGCATGCTCCATAGCCTGCGCCCCCACGTGGACAGCGTCGTGTACGCGGCCCCACCGCTGCCTCGTGCCGCCCCACCGGAGACACTGCACCAAGTCGTGCCCGGTACGTGCTGCCCCGATCCCAGGGCAGGCCTGGAGCGAGCGCAAGGGGACGCGGGAGAGCGCGGCCTGCTCGTGGTTGCCGGCTCCATTTTCATGGTAGCCGTGGCACGCGAGCTCCTGCTCGGTGTGCGCTCGGATCCTCCGCTCCGCATGTAG
- the accD gene encoding acetyl-CoA carboxylase, carboxyltransferase subunit beta produces the protein MGWFTKNRAARNEKKRTLGEGIFRRCENCGETRTAEEFNANIEVCPGCGFHYRLSGEAWLDLLLDPGSWTEAEQALVSMDPLGFKDSKRYPDRIKAAIKKTGVNDAVLTGTGAIEGRPVEMSLLLFRFLGGSMGSVVGEKITTTFERAAERRHPAVVLSSSGGARMQEGVLSLMQMAKTAAALGRMRDEGVPFVSVLLDPTTGGVAASYALLGDVNIAEPRARIGFAGARVIENTIRQKLPEGFQRSEFLLEHGMLDMIAERREMRATIARVLSHLVG, from the coding sequence ATGGGTTGGTTCACCAAAAACAGGGCGGCCCGCAACGAGAAGAAGCGCACGCTCGGTGAGGGTATCTTCCGTCGCTGCGAGAATTGCGGCGAAACCCGCACAGCCGAAGAGTTCAACGCCAACATCGAGGTCTGCCCGGGCTGCGGTTTCCACTACCGGCTCAGCGGAGAAGCCTGGCTCGACTTGTTGCTCGACCCCGGATCCTGGACCGAGGCCGAGCAGGCGCTGGTTTCCATGGATCCCCTGGGGTTCAAGGACAGCAAGCGCTATCCGGACCGGATCAAGGCAGCGATCAAGAAGACAGGCGTAAACGATGCCGTCCTGACCGGCACGGGCGCGATCGAGGGCCGGCCGGTGGAAATGAGCCTGCTCCTGTTTCGATTTCTGGGCGGCTCCATGGGCTCGGTCGTCGGGGAGAAGATCACCACGACCTTCGAGCGGGCAGCAGAGCGCCGGCACCCCGCTGTCGTGCTCAGCTCCTCGGGCGGCGCGCGCATGCAGGAAGGCGTGCTCTCGCTCATGCAGATGGCGAAGACGGCCGCCGCCTTGGGCAGGATGCGAGACGAGGGGGTGCCTTTCGTGAGCGTGCTCCTGGACCCCACAACAGGCGGCGTTGCAGCGAGCTACGCGCTGCTCGGCGACGTCAACATCGCGGAGCCGCGGGCACGCATTGGCTTTGCAGGCGCCCGCGTGATCGAAAACACCATCCGTCAGAAGCTGCCGGAAGGCTTCCAGCGCTCGGAGTTTCTGCTCGAGCACGGCATGCTGGACATGATCGCCGAGCGCCGCGAGATGCGTGCCACGATCGCCAGGGTCTTGTCGCATCTCGTGGGCTGA
- a CDS encoding polyphenol oxidase family protein has product MLRAELRIAGCGYAVRLLLVPAACVCCLYKQEEAGKIGDVAIERNAGRLMASDSTKVSGTQALALQSSLLLAAGFRHGMSLRAGGSSSAPFDSLNLGRDLGDAPEQVQDNHRRLAASLGYSCARLFELSQVHGSAVHIAHPEQSPERFRQRQGDAIVVRHHGLAAGVRVADCIALLLANPATGGAAAVHAGWRGLVSGVIAAAVAVLAGPGRGAGARVLAAVFPHIRACCFEVGQDVATELAGAAGDQRVVDRRRPRPRVSLSAVARAQLRACGLGSERIEDIDGCTRCEPERFFSYRRDGPRSGRHLAVVVGRRAGQR; this is encoded by the coding sequence ATGCTGCGAGCTGAGCTCCGCATCGCGGGTTGCGGTTACGCTGTGCGCTTGCTTCTCGTGCCTGCTGCTTGTGTCTGCTGCTTGTACAAGCAAGAGGAGGCAGGGAAGATAGGGGACGTGGCGATCGAACGCAACGCAGGCCGGCTCATGGCTTCGGACTCCACCAAGGTTTCGGGCACGCAGGCGCTTGCCCTGCAGTCGTCTCTGTTGCTAGCGGCCGGTTTCCGGCATGGCATGTCGCTACGCGCAGGTGGCTCGAGCTCGGCGCCGTTCGATTCGCTCAACCTCGGGCGTGATCTGGGCGACGCCCCGGAGCAGGTGCAGGACAACCACCGCCGGCTCGCTGCCTCGCTGGGCTACTCGTGCGCGCGACTGTTCGAGCTGAGCCAGGTTCATGGCTCCGCGGTACACATCGCGCATCCGGAACAGAGTCCGGAGCGCTTCCGGCAACGCCAGGGAGACGCGATCGTCGTGCGCCATCATGGACTGGCGGCGGGCGTGCGTGTGGCCGATTGTATCGCGCTGCTGCTGGCAAACCCGGCAACCGGCGGCGCGGCTGCGGTTCACGCGGGTTGGCGAGGCCTGGTGTCCGGGGTGATTGCCGCCGCCGTGGCGGTCCTGGCCGGGCCCGGTCGGGGAGCTGGCGCGCGCGTTTTAGCCGCCGTCTTCCCCCACATCCGAGCCTGCTGCTTCGAGGTGGGTCAAGACGTGGCGACCGAGCTCGCCGGCGCGGCCGGGGACCAGCGCGTCGTAGACCGTCGCCGGCCGCGCCCGCGGGTGAGCCTTTCGGCGGTGGCACGCGCCCAGCTTCGGGCGTGTGGCCTGGGCTCCGAGCGCATCGAGGACATCGACGGCTGCACGCGCTGCGAGCCCGAGCGCTTCTTTTCGTATCGCCGAGACGGGCCGCGTTCGGGCCGGCATCTGGCGGTCGTGGTCGGCCGGCGCGCCGGCCAGCGCTAG
- a CDS encoding SCP2 sterol-binding domain-containing protein, whose protein sequence is MHRFPSAEWTAAFKDAVNENPDYARAGADWTHGAVLMVVAADSNLGIDRDMGMLLDVHAGRCNAASFVDADTGRGKAPFVIEGSYARWRSVIEGELDPIKAMMQGKLKLTKGHLPTIIRYVESSRQLVSSAQRVPTEFVQSHE, encoded by the coding sequence ATGCACAGATTTCCATCGGCCGAGTGGACGGCAGCGTTCAAGGACGCGGTCAACGAGAACCCCGATTATGCTCGCGCGGGCGCCGACTGGACCCACGGCGCCGTGCTGATGGTGGTCGCAGCCGACTCGAACCTGGGCATCGATCGGGACATGGGGATGCTGCTCGATGTGCATGCTGGCCGCTGCAACGCCGCTAGCTTCGTCGACGCGGACACCGGCCGGGGCAAGGCGCCGTTCGTGATCGAGGGCAGCTACGCCCGCTGGCGCTCGGTGATCGAGGGAGAGCTCGACCCCATCAAGGCCATGATGCAGGGCAAGCTGAAGCTGACCAAAGGCCACCTGCCTACGATAATCCGCTACGTGGAGTCGTCGCGTCAGCTTGTCAGCAGCGCACAAAGAGTGCCCACCGAGTTCGTACAATCCCATGAGTAG
- a CDS encoding SCP2 sterol-binding domain-containing protein yields MSSDDSPEQSQVALAPGSEKNGLACMLADLLRQNLRDKPAKRADFGRISGRVTLVAEDAEVSLTLEFCAGRVVVHHGVVGLPDVTLRADSETVINLSLLEVGRLGLPSPRGKAVRTMAEALRQGRLRVYGALANLPMLLRLIRLMSVN; encoded by the coding sequence ATGAGTAGCGACGATTCGCCCGAGCAGTCCCAGGTAGCCCTTGCTCCAGGCAGCGAGAAAAACGGTCTGGCCTGCATGCTGGCGGACCTGCTGCGACAAAACCTGCGTGACAAGCCGGCCAAGCGAGCCGACTTCGGGCGCATTTCCGGCCGCGTGACGTTGGTGGCGGAGGACGCAGAGGTCTCGCTCACGTTGGAGTTCTGCGCGGGACGCGTCGTTGTCCACCACGGCGTCGTAGGGCTTCCCGATGTCACGCTTCGTGCCGACAGCGAGACCGTCATCAACCTCTCCCTGCTCGAAGTTGGACGGCTCGGGCTGCCGAGCCCGCGGGGGAAAGCCGTGCGGACCATGGCCGAGGCGCTGCGCCAAGGCCGGCTGCGGGTCTACGGCGCCCTCGCGAACCTGCCCATGCTGCTGCGGCTGATACGCCTCATGTCGGTCAACTGA
- a CDS encoding aldo/keto reductase, translated as MTRTMNDMDFLHRQLPVVNKRVHRLGLAFNYGVDAQGVQAALDKGVNYLFWTKFRTGECHEAIKAALQRDRERYVLASGPALAFLGGSVRRSAEKLLRLFGVDYIDVFQVFWLGKMSAFTQSVQRELVRLREQGLARAIGVSIHDRPRAARLAVDSPLDLLMLRYNAAHPGAETDIFPSYAQRRPLTVAYTATSWRKLLKPPKGWDGEAMSAGDCYRFCLSSPHVDLVLCGAGSGQQLQENLRALGRGSLSPEEDERIRRFGRAVRGA; from the coding sequence ATGACGCGAACGATGAACGACATGGATTTCCTGCACCGTCAACTCCCGGTCGTGAACAAACGCGTGCACCGGCTGGGGCTTGCATTCAACTACGGGGTGGACGCTCAGGGTGTGCAGGCAGCGCTCGACAAGGGGGTGAACTACCTGTTCTGGACCAAATTCCGTACGGGCGAGTGCCACGAAGCGATCAAGGCGGCGCTCCAGCGCGATCGCGAGCGCTATGTGCTCGCAAGCGGGCCGGCGCTGGCATTCCTGGGTGGCAGCGTGCGACGTTCCGCCGAGAAGCTGCTGCGCTTGTTCGGGGTCGACTACATCGATGTGTTTCAGGTGTTTTGGCTCGGCAAGATGTCCGCCTTCACCCAATCCGTACAGCGAGAGCTCGTGAGGTTGCGCGAACAGGGGTTGGCGCGGGCCATCGGGGTATCCATCCACGATCGGCCGCGCGCGGCTCGGCTGGCCGTTGACTCGCCCCTCGATTTGCTGATGCTGCGCTACAACGCCGCGCACCCCGGCGCCGAGACCGATATCTTCCCCAGCTACGCGCAGCGCCGTCCGCTGACGGTCGCCTACACCGCAACCTCATGGCGCAAGCTGCTCAAGCCACCCAAGGGCTGGGACGGAGAGGCCATGTCTGCCGGCGACTGCTACCGCTTCTGCCTCTCGAGCCCCCACGTAGACCTCGTCCTGTGCGGTGCGGGCAGCGGCCAGCAGCTGCAGGAGAACCTGCGCGCCTTGGGCAGGGGCTCGCTGTCACCCGAGGAGGACGAGCGGATCCGTCGCTTCGGCCGCGCCGTGCGGGGTGCGTGA
- the aroQ gene encoding type II 3-dehydroquinate dehydratase, with translation MAALEPTLRVLVLHGPNLNLLGTREPEHYGNRSLAEIDGRLAELGAALGCHVDCRQSNHEGQLIDWIQQARGQHSGLVINPGGFTHTSVALRDAISACGLPSVEVHISNTQRRERFRQRSLTAPVCVGSVVGFGPGAYSLGLRGLIDYLKALPAGSSP, from the coding sequence ATGGCCGCGCTCGAGCCAACCCTGCGCGTGCTGGTGCTGCATGGACCGAACCTGAACCTGTTGGGCACGCGCGAGCCCGAGCACTACGGCAACCGCTCGCTGGCGGAGATTGACGGAAGGCTCGCCGAGCTGGGCGCTGCCCTCGGCTGCCACGTCGACTGCCGCCAGAGCAACCACGAGGGTCAACTGATCGACTGGATTCAGCAGGCCCGCGGCCAGCATAGCGGACTGGTTATCAATCCAGGTGGCTTCACCCATACCTCGGTGGCCCTGCGGGATGCGATCAGCGCTTGCGGCCTGCCGAGCGTGGAGGTGCACATCTCGAATACGCAGCGCCGGGAGCGGTTCCGTCAGCGCTCGCTTACCGCTCCGGTTTGCGTGGGCAGCGTCGTCGGTTTCGGACCCGGCGCCTACAGCCTTGGCTTGCGGGGCTTGATCGACTATCTGAAGGCACTCCCAGCGGGCTCCTCCCCGTAG
- the accB gene encoding acetyl-CoA carboxylase biotin carboxyl carrier protein: protein MDIDLKQLRELMRAIKEFGLSQLVVEKGDERIELHRVAKVSSEAPALAGPATQSELPPSMRAESTPAVVAPKVTEDPNTAYVTSPFVGTFYRAPSPGEKPYVEVNQHLAPGQVLCIVEAMKLMNEIEAEYECTVLEILIQDAQPVEYGERLFKVQKV from the coding sequence ATGGATATCGATCTCAAGCAGCTTCGCGAGCTCATGCGAGCGATCAAGGAATTCGGGCTGTCGCAGCTCGTCGTCGAAAAGGGCGACGAACGGATCGAACTGCACCGCGTCGCCAAGGTCTCGAGCGAGGCGCCCGCCTTGGCGGGCCCGGCGACCCAGTCGGAGTTGCCGCCCTCGATGCGGGCCGAGAGTACGCCGGCGGTGGTTGCGCCCAAGGTGACCGAAGACCCCAACACGGCCTACGTCACGTCGCCGTTCGTGGGCACCTTCTACCGTGCTCCGTCTCCGGGCGAAAAACCCTACGTCGAAGTCAACCAGCACCTGGCACCCGGACAAGTGCTCTGCATCGTGGAAGCGATGAAGCTAATGAACGAAATCGAGGCGGAGTACGAATGCACCGTACTCGAGATCCTGATTCAAGACGCGCAGCCCGTGGAATATGGTGAGCGCCTGTTCAAGGTTCAGAAAGTATAG